From a region of the uncultured Draconibacterium sp. genome:
- the panB gene encoding 3-methyl-2-oxobutanoate hydroxymethyltransferase has protein sequence MSVHSEVRKVTTHRLSEMKLRGEKISMLTAYDYSMAQLVDEAGVDVILVGDSASNVMAGHETTLPITLNEMIFLGSSVVRAVNRALVVVDLPFGTYQGNSREALSSAIRIMKETAADSVKLEGGEEVIESVKRILSAGIPVMGHLGLMPQSIHKFGTYTVRAKQDAEAEKLISDAKLLEEAGCYALVLEKIPAELGERVAKELKIPVIGIGAGGGVDGQVLVIHDMLGITQQFSPRFLRRYHNLAAEIKGAVGNYINDVKSQDFPSDKEQY, from the coding sequence ATGTCAGTACATAGCGAAGTCCGAAAAGTTACCACGCACCGTTTATCGGAAATGAAATTGCGCGGAGAAAAGATATCGATGTTAACAGCCTACGATTACAGTATGGCACAGTTGGTTGATGAAGCAGGAGTAGATGTAATTCTCGTTGGTGATTCAGCCTCAAATGTTATGGCGGGTCATGAGACTACACTGCCAATTACTCTAAATGAAATGATCTTTCTGGGGTCGTCGGTGGTACGTGCTGTAAACCGTGCGCTTGTGGTGGTCGACCTTCCTTTCGGAACCTACCAGGGCAATTCGCGCGAAGCACTAAGTTCAGCCATTCGTATAATGAAAGAAACTGCTGCCGATTCGGTAAAACTCGAAGGGGGCGAAGAAGTTATTGAATCGGTAAAACGTATTCTTTCGGCCGGTATTCCGGTGATGGGACACCTCGGTTTAATGCCACAATCGATTCATAAATTTGGAACTTATACAGTGCGTGCCAAACAAGATGCTGAAGCTGAAAAACTGATCAGCGATGCCAAGCTGCTGGAAGAAGCAGGATGTTATGCGCTGGTGCTGGAAAAAATTCCTGCAGAATTAGGTGAACGAGTTGCCAAAGAGTTGAAGATTCCGGTAATTGGAATTGGTGCCGGTGGCGGTGTTGACGGACAAGTGCTGGTAATCCACGATATGCTGGGAATTACACAACAGTTCTCGCCACGCTTTTTACGCAGGTACCACAACCTTGCAGCCGAAATTAAAGGTGCAGTAGGAAATTATATAAATGATGTAAAATCGCAGGATTTCCCAAGCGACAAAGAACAGTATTAA
- a CDS encoding RluA family pseudouridine synthase — MEVIYEDNHIIAINKACGDVVQGDKTGDETVLDKVKHYLKLKYNKPGNVYLGLPHRLDRPTSGILILAKTSKVLPRLNKLFQTKDGMRKVYWAVVDNRPPKYTDTLEHYLRKDQEKNRSYAYTDEKPGSKFASLTYRHVASIDRYHLLEVEIHTGRHHQIRVQLRQLNLHIKGDLKYGAPRSNKNKGIHLHARQVELIHPVRKTPLTIIADPPKDPVWDEFLKIFKAGKFSPVEV, encoded by the coding sequence ATGGAAGTAATATACGAAGACAACCATATTATTGCAATAAACAAGGCATGTGGCGACGTTGTGCAGGGCGATAAAACCGGCGACGAAACCGTTTTGGACAAGGTAAAACATTACCTGAAGTTGAAATACAACAAACCGGGAAATGTTTACCTTGGCCTGCCACACCGCCTCGACCGCCCAACAAGTGGCATTCTTATTTTGGCGAAAACCAGTAAAGTATTGCCACGGCTAAACAAACTTTTCCAAACTAAAGACGGCATGCGAAAAGTGTATTGGGCAGTGGTTGATAATCGTCCGCCAAAATATACCGACACACTGGAACACTACCTCCGCAAAGATCAGGAGAAAAACAGGAGCTATGCTTATACAGATGAAAAGCCCGGATCGAAATTTGCCAGTCTCACCTACCGTCATGTGGCCAGTATCGATCGCTACCATTTGCTGGAGGTAGAAATCCACACCGGGCGTCATCACCAGATTAGAGTTCAGCTTCGCCAGTTGAACTTACACATAAAAGGTGATTTAAAATACGGTGCACCACGGTCGAACAAAAACAAAGGTATTCACCTGCATGCACGACAGGTTGAATTGATCCACCCTGTACGCAAAACACCACTTACCATAATTGCCGATCCGCCAAAAGATCCGGTTTGGGACGAGTTTCTGAAAATATTTAAAGCCGGTAAATTTAGTCCGGTGGAAGTGTAG